Proteins co-encoded in one Taeniopygia guttata chromosome 4, bTaeGut7.mat, whole genome shotgun sequence genomic window:
- the NOP56 gene encoding nucleolar protein 56, with protein MVLLHVLFEHAAGYALFAVREVEEIGLQLPQVEESVLTLGKFHNMVKLVAFSPFRSAQSALENMNAVSEGVLHEELRLLLDTALPPKRKKVVLGVGDAKMGAAVQEELGVQCQTGGVVAELMRGIRLHFPALVRGLTAQSAAKAQLGLGHSYSRAKVKFNVNRVDNMIIQSISLLDQLDKDINTFSMRVREWYGYHFPELIKIVPENSMYCRVAKFIGNRRELSEESLEGLEEIVMDSAKAQAILEASRSSMGMDISPLDLINIESFSRRVISLSEYRKGLQEYLRSKMSQVAPSLSALIGEVVGARLISHAGSLTNLAKYPASTVQILGAEKALFRALKTRGNTPKYGLIFHSTFIGRAAAKNKGRISRYLANKCTIASRIDCFSEVPTSVFGDKLREQVEERLAFYETGEPPRKNLEVMKEAVVEASEVVAEVKRRQEKKEKKRKKREKRRLEALAAAAEEPAENSVMEMEENDVGAKKKKKKKKQQPEESEAEAEPEENGVEEEEEPLPKKKRKVEVEAEEEEEEEKKKKKKKKKKAAAQDSEED; from the exons ATG GTGCTGCTGCACGTGCTGTTCGAGCATGCGGCCGGGTACGCGCTGTTCGCCGTGCGGGAGGTGGAGGAGATCGGCCTGCAGCTGCCGCAG GTGGAGGAGAGCGTCCTGACGCTGGGCAAGTTCCACAACATGGTGAAGCTCGTGGCGTTCTCGCCGTTCCGCTCGGCGCAGAGCGCGCTGGAGAACATGAACGCCGTGTCCGAGG GAGTCCTGCACGAGGAGCTGCGGCTGCTGCTGGACACGGCGCTGCCCCCCAAGAGGAAGAAGGTGGTGCTGGGGGTGGGCGATGCCAAGATGGGCGCGGCcgtgcaggaggagctgggggtgcagTGCCAGACCGGCGGCGTGGTGGCCGAGCTCATGCGCG GGATCCGGCTGCACTTCCCGGCGCTGGTTCGCGGCCTCACGGCGCAGTCGGCGGCCAAAGCCCAGCTCGGGCTCGGCCACAGCTACTCCCGGGCCAAGGTGAAGTTCAACGTGAACCGCGTGGACAACATGATCATCCAGTCCATCAGCCTGCTGGACCAGCTGGACAAGGACATCAACACCTTCTCCATGCGTGTCCG ggagTGGTACGGGTACCACTTCCCCGAGCTGATCAAGATCGTCCCCGAGAACTCCATGTACTGCCGGGTGGCCAAATTCATCGGGAACCGGCGGGAGCTGAGCGAGGAGAGCctggaagggctggaggagaTCGTCATGGACAGCGCCAAGGCCCAGGCCATCCTGGAGGCCTCCCGCTCCTCCATGG GGATGGACATCTCCCCCCTGGACCTCATCAACATCGAGAGCTTCTCGCGCCGCGTCATCTCCCTGTCCGAGTACCGCAAGGGGCTGCAGGAGTACCTGCGCTCCAAGATGAGCCAGGTGGCCCCCAGCCTGTCAGCGCTCATCGGGGAGGTG GTGGGCGCCCGCCTCATCTCGCACGCTGGCAGCCTGACCAACCTGGCCAAGTACCCGGCGTCGACCGTGCAGATCCTGGGCGCCGAGAAGGCCCTGTTCAG GGCGCTGAAGACTCGGGGGAACACCCCCAAGTACGGCCTCATCTTCCACTCCACCTTCATCGGGCGTGCGGCCGCCAAGAACAAGGGGCGCATCTCGCGCTACCTGGCCAACAAGTGCACCATCGCCTCGCGCATCGACTGCTTCTcag AGGTCCCCACCAGTGTCTTTGGGGACAAGCTGCGGGAGCAGGTGGAGGAGCGCTTGGCCTTCTACGAGACCGGGGAGCCGCCCCGCAAGAACCTGGAGGTGATGAAGGAGGCCGTggtggag gccagCGAGGTGGTGGCTGAGGTGAAGAGGAggcaggagaagaaggagaagaagaggaagaagagggagaAGCGGCGGCTGGAGGCCCTGGCAGCGGCCGCCGAGGAACCAGCAGAGAACTCAGTGATGGAGATGGAG GAGAACGACGTGGGGgccaagaagaagaagaaaaagaagaagcagcagccggAGGAGTCTgaagcagaggcagagcccGAGGAGAAcggggtggaggaggaggaggagccaTTGcccaagaagaaaaggaaagtcGAGGTAGAggctgaggaggaagaggaggaggagaagaagaagaaaaagaagaagaagaagaaggcaGCGGCTCAGGACTCTGAGGAGGATTAG